A region from the Panicum hallii strain FIL2 chromosome 1, PHallii_v3.1, whole genome shotgun sequence genome encodes:
- the LOC112878719 gene encoding uncharacterized protein LOC112878719 — translation MSILWEKSAGWRWLVRRTRDSKPFFFTFAALCGVVPGVIGYGVMQLTSSRNEQLEAHLRSTARPDTTMMGQVNRERLAEFLGELQRKEDTNDRYVAALKGETLTRKRYERIQPVPAPAQAAQASQEAAKAASAEEKPKA, via the exons ATGTCGATCCTGTGGGAGAAGAGCGCTGGGTGGCGGTGGCTGGTGCGGCGGACGCGGGACTCGAAGcccttcttcttcaccttcgcGGCGCTGTGCGGCGTCGTCCCCGGCGTGATCGGCTACGGCGTGATGCAGCTCACCAGCTCCCGCAACGAGCAGCTCGAGGCCCACCTCCGCTCCACCGCCCGACCCGATACCACG ATGATGGGGCAAGTGAACAGGGAGAGACTGGCCGAGTTTCTTGGCGAGCTGCAAAGGAAAGAGGACACGAACGACAGATACGTCGCCGCTCTGAAAGGGGAGACGCTGACCAGGAAACGCTACGAGCGCATCCAGCCCGTGCCTGCCCCCGCCCAGGCCGCCCAAGCGAGCCAGGAGGCCGCCAAGGCTGCCAGTGCTGAGGAGAAACCCAAGGCCTAG